The Dioscorea cayenensis subsp. rotundata cultivar TDr96_F1 chromosome 7, TDr96_F1_v2_PseudoChromosome.rev07_lg8_w22 25.fasta, whole genome shotgun sequence genome includes a region encoding these proteins:
- the LOC120265496 gene encoding LOW QUALITY PROTEIN: probable apyrase 2 (The sequence of the model RefSeq protein was modified relative to this genomic sequence to represent the inferred CDS: deleted 1 base in 1 codon) translates to MAHLQTLFSSSAAEIHGGAPELADKIKPFRRFVLSVSSPILFIVLIVLLMPLAQSSAVFGRGGGGSPVLVGGRKVLLPGGSVVGQGSNSYAVVFDAGSSGSRVHVFHFDEEFNLLKIGDDVEVFEQVKPGLSSYANDPQEAANSLLSLLEKAESVVPVELQPSTPVRVGATAGLRNLGIETSDQILQAVRDLLQNRSSFLFKSEWVAILDGYQEGSYLWVAINFLLENLGKELSGTVGVVDLGGGSAQMAYAISNSEAENAPNVPGEDPYVKPLILKGNTYHVYAHSYLNYGLLAARAEILNAGGDSYNYCILDGYEGSYTYNGKTYPSSASSSGPSYDECRSNVITVLKVDEQCAYKNCSFNGVWSGGGGDGQKNLYVASFFYDRAVEAGFVDSEQHTAKVSPLDFKTAAMQACNLSVDEAKVKYPDLEETDIPYICMDLVYEYILLVDGFGLEASQEITLVKQLNYGDSLVEAAWPLGTAIELITSASKVSITEDSKQLL, encoded by the exons ATGGCTCATCTCCAAACCCTCTTCTCCTCTTCCGCTGCCGAGATCCATGGCGGCGCGCCGGAGCTCGCCGATAAGATCAAGCCATTCCGCCGCTTTGTGCTCTCTGTTTCTTCGCCGATCCTCTTTATCGTCCTCATTGTGCTCCTCATGCCGCTGGCGCAGTCGTCGGCGGTCTTCGGCCGAGGCGGTGGTGGGAGCCCGGTGTTGGTCGGCGGGAGGAAGGTGCTGCTGCCGGGGGGTAGTGTGGTTGGTCAGGGATCGAATAGCTATGCGGTAGTGTTTGATGCTGGGAGCTCAGGTAGTAGGGTTCATGTCTTTCACTTCGATGAGGAGTTCAATTTGCTGAAAATTGGGGATGATGTCGAGGTCTTCGAGCAG GTAAAACCTGGCTTGAGTTCCTATGCTAATGATCCACAAGAGGCTGCAAATTCACTCCTCTCTCTTTTGGAGAAAGCTGAGAGTGTGGTTCCTGTGGAATTGCAACCTTCTACACCTGTCAGAGTTGGA GCAACAGCAGGTCTAAGAAACCTTGGAATTGAAACATCTGATCAGATTTTGCAAGCA GTTAGAGATCTTCTGCAAAATAGGAGCTCGTTTTTGTTCAAGTCTGAATGGGTAGCAATATTGGATGGGTATCAAGAAGGGTCATATCTGTGG GTTGCTATAAATTTCCTGTTGGAGAATTTGGGGAAGGAATTATCAGGAACTGTTGGAGTGGTTGATCTTGGAGGTGGTTCTGCCCAAATGGCGTATGCTATCTCAAACTCTGAGGCTGAAAATGCTCCAAATGTTCCAGGAGAAGATCCATATGTGAAACCACTAATTCTTAAGGGAAACACATATCATGTTTATGCCCATAG TTACTTGAATTATGGTTTATTGGCTGCTCGGGCAGAGATTCTAAATGCTGGTGGTGACTCTTATAACTATTGCATTTTGGATGGCTATGAAG GATCATACACATACAATGGCAAGACCTACCCATCCTCAGCTTCATCATCAGGCCCTAGCTATGATGAATGCAGAAGCAATGTGATCACAGTACTGAAAGTCGATGAGCAATGCGCATATAAGAACTGTTCATTTAATGGTGTATGGAGTGGAGGTGGTGGGGATGGCCAGAAAAATCTATATGTGGCATCCTTCTTCTATGATAGAGCTGTTGAG GCTGGTTTTGTGGATTCAGAACAGCATACTGCCAAAGTGAGTCCTTTGGACTTT AAGACAGCAGCAATGCAAGCATGCAATCTAAGTGTTGATGAAGCCAAGGTTAAGTATCCTGATTTGGAAGAGACTGACATCCCTTATATATGCATGGACCTGGTTTATGAGTACATTTTGCTTGTGGATGGTTTTG GTCTGGAAGCATCACAAGAGATCACACTGGTAAAGCAGTTGAATTATGGTGATTCCTTAGTTGAGGCAGCTTGGCCACTTGGTACTGCCATTGAGCTAATAACATCTGCCTCCAAGGTTAGTATCACTGAGGATTCAAAGCAGTTGCTTTGA